The genomic DNA TCAGGAACCAGCGCAACAATCGCGCCTTGCCCAAGCGCCGGGTCAGCCAGTTACGCATCGGGGCGCGTGCCCAGGCCCATGGCCTGACGGGCGAACCAGCGTTTGGCCGGCGGCAGCAAGTCCAGGCCCAGCAGGCCCATGTTGCGGCCCAGCGCGACCAACGGTTGAGCGCTGCCAAACAGGCGCGTGACCTGATCGGAAAAGCCCACGGTGAGTTTCTGGTCCAGGCGCTGACGCTCGTGGTAGCGCTGCAAGGTGGCCAAGTCGCCCGGTACTTGCGGCCCGGCCAGCAAGGCTTCGGCCAACGCGTTCGCGTCGCGAAGGGACAGGTTGAAGCCCTGCCCGGCAATCGGGTGCAGGCTGTGGGCGGCATTGCCGAGCACGGCCAGGTGCGAGCGCACTTGTTCTTCGGCTTCCACCAGCGTCAGCGGATACAGATGCCGCACGCCGACTTGCTTCAAGGTGCCCAGGCGATAGCCAAACACTCCCTGCAGTTCACTCAGGAAACTGCGCTCATCCAGATTGGCCAGGCGCTGGGCGTCCATGCCAAGGCGCGTCCACACCAGCGCGCAGCGGTTGTCCGGCAGCGGCAGCAGGGCCATCGGGCCTTCGTCGGTGAAGCGCTCGAAAGCTTCGCCGTTGTGGGCTTCACTTGGGGTGATGTTGGCGATCAGCGCGCTCTGGTTATACGGTCGGGTTTTCACGCCGATGCCCAGTTGCTCGCGCAGGCCGGAGCGGCCGCCGTCGGCCAGCACCGCCAGGTCGCACTCCAGCACGGTTTCGTCGTTGAGGGTCAGGCGATAGCCGTCGGGCAGCGGCTCCATGCGTGTCACTTCCGCCGGGCAGCGCCAGCTGACCACGTCTTTGTCCAGACCTTTCCAAAGGCATTGGCCGAGCCAGGCGTTTTCCACCACGTAACCCAGCGCGGGCACACCCTCTTCCATCGCGGACAACCGCGCAGTGGAGAAGCGCCCACGGTCGGACACGTGAATCTGTTTGATCGGTTCGGCGCGGCGGGAGATTTCCTGCCACAGGCCCAACCGCTGGTAAATCTGACGGGCACCAAACGACAGTGCAGAAGAGCGCGCGTCATAACTCGGCTGGTAGGTGTCACCTGGTGCGAACGGCTCGATCAGCACGATTTTCCAGCCACGGGCCTTGGCCCCGGCCTGCAACGCCAGCGCCAGGCTGGCGCCGACCAGGCCACCGCCGATAATCGCCAGGTTGACCCGGCTCATCGGGCAGCCGCCATCAGCGCTTCAATCTCGGCGACCGTCTTGGGCACGCCACCTGTCAGGATTTCACAGCCTTGCTTGGTCACCACCACGTCGTCCTCGATGCGTATGCCAATGCCACGCCATTTCTTTGCCACGTTCTGGTTGTCCGGCGAGATGTAAATGCCGGGTTCCACGGTCAACGCCATGCCGACTTCCAGCACGCGCCACTCACCGCCCACTTTATATTCGCCCACATCATGCACATCCATGCCCAGCCAGTGACCGGCGCGGTGCATATAGAAGGCGCGGTAGGCCTCACTGGCGATCAGCTCGTCCACGTCACCTTGCAACAATCCCAGCTTGACCAGCCCGGCGGTGATGACCCTCACCGTCGCTTCATGGGCCTGGTTCCAGTGTTTGTCCGGGGCGATCTCGGCAAACGCGGCTTCCTGGGAGGCCAGCACAATCTCGTAGATCGCCTTCTGTTCCGGCGAAAACTTGCCATTGACCGGCCAGGTGCGAGTGATGTCGCTGGCGTAGCAGTCGATCTCGCAACCGGCGTCGATCAGCACCAAATCCCCGTCCTTCAGCACCGCGTCATTTTGCTGATAATGCAGGATGCAGCTGTTACGCCCGGCGGCGACAATGGAACCGTAGGCCGGCATCTTCGCGCCGCCCTTGCGGAATTCGTAGTCCAGCTCGGCTTCGAGGCTGAATTCATGCAAACCGGCGCGGCTGGCCTGCATCGCCTTGACGTGGGCGGCACAGGAAATTCGCGCGGCCTCGCGCATCACCTTCACTTCTGCCGCCGATTTATACAGGCGCATGTCGTGAAGCAGATGATCCAGGGCAACGAATTCGTTCGGCGGCTGGGCGCCGAGGTGCGCTTTGGAGCGGATCACGTTGATCCACTCCATCACGTGGCGGTCGAACTCGGCGTTGCTGCCCATGGCCGAATACACCCGGTCGCGGCCTTCGATCAGGCCGGGCAGGATGTCGTCGATATCGGTAATGGGAAATGCATCGTCAGCGCCAAAGTCGCGGATCGCGCCTTCGGTGCCGGCGCGCAAGCCGTCCCACAGTTCGCGTTCGGCGTTGCGTTCGCGGCAGAACAACACGTACTCGCCATGCTGGCGACCGGGCATCAGCACGATCACCGCTTCCGGTTCGGGGAAGCCACTGAGGTACTGGAAATCGCTGTCCTGGCGGTAGACGTGTTCGACATCACGGTTGCGGATGGCCACGGCGGCGGCCGGCAAAATCGCGATGCTGTTGGGTTCCATCTGCGCCATGAGCGCCTTGCGGCGCCGGGTGTATTCCGCTTTGGGGATATGGATCATGGGCAGATGGGCTTCCTTTCTCAGTGCAGCGACGGCTTGGTTGCAGCAGGTTCCGAAGACTTGCGGGTCTCGGTAAACAGCAGCAGCGGCGCGACGCGCAGGTATTCCATGACTTCCATGTAGTCGCCTTCGCCGTCCTCGGACTCTTCCAGCGCATCTTGCACCTGGGAGATGGCTGCCAAATCCTGCAACACTTCCTTGGCGTCGGTGCTCAGTTCCAGGCCGCCGGCGTTCACGCCGAAACCGTGGAGGAAACCCTGGCACCATTGGCCCAGCGCGGCGGCGCGTTCGGTCAGCGGCGCGTCGTCGGTCGGCAGCAGCAGCACCACGGTGACGTCATCACCGGTGAGCTCGCCCTTGACCATTTCCTGCAGGCCGATCAGCGCGTTACGCACGTTTTCGGTCGGTTCGGTTTCCAGCAGCTCGGCCACATCGGCCAGCCAGTTGTCGGCATCAAAGCCGACGCCGGTGCAGCTGCGGCCCAGCAACACGCCGTGCAGCTCGGCAGGCGAGCATGGGTGACCGCTGGCGCTCAGCAGTTTGGAAAAAGCATCGTACGGGGAGTTCTGAATAGGCATGGTGAGCTAGGCGCCAGACGGCGCAATGTCTAGAATGGAGCGCTGTATCCTAGCACCGGCAGACGTACCAAGACTATCGAGGGCGTCAGATCGTTTATCCTGCAGTTGCCATTCATCAGACAAATCCAGTGGAACCCAATGGAAGACACCGACCTGCAAGCGCTGATGGCCAGACTCGAACTGCTAATTGATCGGGTCGAGCAACTTAAGAGTCAAAACGGACTCCTACTAGCTCAGGAAAAAACCTGGCGCGAGGAACGCGCTCACCTCATTGAAAAAAACGAAATCGCCCGGCGTAAGGTCGAATCGATGATTTCGCGCCTGAAGGCCCTGGAGCAAGACTCATGAGTTCAAGCAATAGCGTAACCGTGCAGATCCTCGACAAAGAGTATTCGATCATCTGCCCCCAGGAAGAGCGCAACAACCTGGTGAGCGCCGCCCGTTACCTGGACGGCAAGATGCGTGAAATCCGCAGCAGCGGCAAAGTCATCGGCGCCGACCGTATCGCCGTGATGGCCGCACTGAACATCACCCACGATTTGCTGCACAAGCAGGAACGGCCTGACGTGCAGGCCAGCGGCTCGACGCGCGAGCAAGTGCGCGACCTGCTGGAGCGCGTGGATCTGGTACTTTCTACCGATCCAGAGCCACCCAAGGGCTGATTGCCGAGTCTGTTTAAGGTATACTCGCCCCACTCCCTGGCGTGTTTGCCAGTCGGCGATGTCCCTGAGCCGATTCGCACTACCCTGGAAGTTGCACGTTGGGCTGGTGTGCATGTCCGCTAGACGGAAAGCCTTAAAGCCTACTGCTTCTTCCACCTTGAACTTTCGGGTTCAAGGGCTAAGTCGACAGCGGCTCTGTCGGGGAGCCTGAATTCCCAAACTCAATGCCAGTCCTCGGACTGGCATTGTTTTATGAGCCGAACACCATGACCGAACCTGCGCCGCTTTCCCGTCCGCAACTTCGACGCATGTTGCGCAAAGCCCGCCGCGAACTCTCGCCGAGCGAGCAGCGCAAGGCCGCCCACGGCCTGTATCGGCAACTGGCACAGCACCCGCTGTTTCGCCGGGCCAAACATATCTCTTTATACCTACCGACGGACGGTGAAATCGATCCGCGCCTGCTGCTGCGTGCAGCCCAGCGCCGGGGCAAAGCCACCTACCTGCCGGTGCTCAGTGCCTGGCCGCGAACCAGGATGGTGTTTCAACGCGTGCGACCTGGGGATAAGTTGCTGCCCAACCGCTTTCGCATTCTTGAGCCACAGGTGAATGCCAATCGCCAACGCCAGCTCTGGGCGCTGGACCTGGTGCTGCTGCCACTGGTGGGGTTTGATGATGCGGGCGGGCGGCTGGGCATGGGCGGCGGCTTTTATGACCGCAGCCTCGCGTATCTGGCGCGGCGCAAAAGCTGGCGCAAACCGACCCTGCTGGGGCTGGCGCACGAATGCCAGAAAGTTGAGCGACTGGATCAGGCAAGCTGGGACGTGCCGTTGGCGGGCACGGTCTCCGATAAGCGCTGGTATGTTGCAAAAACGCCGCTGGAATCAGCGGCGCCTTGATAAAGAAGAGAATTAACGCTTGAACGGTTGCGACTGCTGGTGAGTCAGTTCAACGGGAGCATCGGTCTTGTTCGACCACAAGCTCTGCGCATACCCGGTGGTCACAACGCCCAGACCAAACAAAATAACCAAAATCCATAGTAAATCCGGTTTACGTTGCATCGATTGCCCCCCTTCAGGCACCTCGTACACGATGACAACAACGTTCCAAAGTAGTCCGTTGCAGCTGCGTCAAGCTTAAAAGCGGGCATTCTGCGGTAACGTGAACCAACACGCAAACCTTGGCGCCAACCGACTGTCGGTTTGTCATGGAATTGCCCGACAACTTGCCCAAACGCTTTTTCAGGAGCCCCAACATGGCCTATTGGTTGATGAAATCCGAGCCCGATGAACTCTCGATCAACGGCCTGGAAAAGCTCGGCGAAGCCCGCTGGGACGGGGTGCGCAACTACCAGGCGCGCAACTTTCTGCGGGCCATGGCGGTGGGCGACGAGTTTTTCTTTTACCACTCCAGTTGCCCGGTGCCCGGCATCGCCGGCATCGGCAAAATCGTCGAGGCGGCTTACCCGGACCCGACGGCGCTGGAGCCGGAAAGCCACTACTTCGACGCCAAAGCCACTGCCGAAAAAAACCCGTGGAGCGCCATCAATGTGGCCCACGTTAAAACCTTCCCCAAGGTGCTGGGCCTTGGCTACCTGAAACAGCAAACCGCCCTCGCCGAACTGCCGCTGGTGCAAAAAGGCAGCCGGCTTTCCGTAATGCCGGTGACCGCCGAACAATGGGCGGCCATCATCGCATTGCGCTGAAGCGTTACTGGATGATCAGGTTGTTGAACAGCAGGTCTTCGACCACCGGCTTGCCGGTCTCGTCGTTCATTACTTGCTGGGTTTGTTTGAGCGCTTCCTGACGCAGCTTCTCCTTGCCCTCG from Pseudomonas tolaasii NCPPB 2192 includes the following:
- a CDS encoding TIGR02449 family protein; translated protein: MEDTDLQALMARLELLIDRVEQLKSQNGLLLAQEKTWREERAHLIEKNEIARRKVESMISRLKALEQDS
- a CDS encoding 5-formyltetrahydrofolate cyclo-ligase is translated as MTEPAPLSRPQLRRMLRKARRELSPSEQRKAAHGLYRQLAQHPLFRRAKHISLYLPTDGEIDPRLLLRAAQRRGKATYLPVLSAWPRTRMVFQRVRPGDKLLPNRFRILEPQVNANRQRQLWALDLVLLPLVGFDDAGGRLGMGGGFYDRSLAYLARRKSWRKPTLLGLAHECQKVERLDQASWDVPLAGTVSDKRWYVAKTPLESAAP
- a CDS encoding cell division protein ZapA, whose protein sequence is MSSSNSVTVQILDKEYSIICPQEERNNLVSAARYLDGKMREIRSSGKVIGADRIAVMAALNITHDLLHKQERPDVQASGSTREQVRDLLERVDLVLSTDPEPPKG
- the pepP gene encoding Xaa-Pro aminopeptidase, producing the protein MIHIPKAEYTRRRKALMAQMEPNSIAILPAAAVAIRNRDVEHVYRQDSDFQYLSGFPEPEAVIVLMPGRQHGEYVLFCRERNAERELWDGLRAGTEGAIRDFGADDAFPITDIDDILPGLIEGRDRVYSAMGSNAEFDRHVMEWINVIRSKAHLGAQPPNEFVALDHLLHDMRLYKSAAEVKVMREAARISCAAHVKAMQASRAGLHEFSLEAELDYEFRKGGAKMPAYGSIVAAGRNSCILHYQQNDAVLKDGDLVLIDAGCEIDCYASDITRTWPVNGKFSPEQKAIYEIVLASQEAAFAEIAPDKHWNQAHEATVRVITAGLVKLGLLQGDVDELIASEAYRAFYMHRAGHWLGMDVHDVGEYKVGGEWRVLEVGMALTVEPGIYISPDNQNVAKKWRGIGIRIEDDVVVTKQGCEILTGGVPKTVAEIEALMAAAR
- a CDS encoding YecA family protein, translated to MPIQNSPYDAFSKLLSASGHPCSPAELHGVLLGRSCTGVGFDADNWLADVAELLETEPTENVRNALIGLQEMVKGELTGDDVTVVLLLPTDDAPLTERAAALGQWCQGFLHGFGVNAGGLELSTDAKEVLQDLAAISQVQDALEESEDGEGDYMEVMEYLRVAPLLLFTETRKSSEPAATKPSLH
- a CDS encoding EVE domain-containing protein, with product MAYWLMKSEPDELSINGLEKLGEARWDGVRNYQARNFLRAMAVGDEFFFYHSSCPVPGIAGIGKIVEAAYPDPTALEPESHYFDAKATAEKNPWSAINVAHVKTFPKVLGLGYLKQQTALAELPLVQKGSRLSVMPVTAEQWAAIIALR
- the ubiH gene encoding 2-octaprenyl-6-methoxyphenyl hydroxylase, encoding MSRVNLAIIGGGLVGASLALALQAGAKARGWKIVLIEPFAPGDTYQPSYDARSSALSFGARQIYQRLGLWQEISRRAEPIKQIHVSDRGRFSTARLSAMEEGVPALGYVVENAWLGQCLWKGLDKDVVSWRCPAEVTRMEPLPDGYRLTLNDETVLECDLAVLADGGRSGLREQLGIGVKTRPYNQSALIANITPSEAHNGEAFERFTDEGPMALLPLPDNRCALVWTRLGMDAQRLANLDERSFLSELQGVFGYRLGTLKQVGVRHLYPLTLVEAEEQVRSHLAVLGNAAHSLHPIAGQGFNLSLRDANALAEALLAGPQVPGDLATLQRYHERQRLDQKLTVGFSDQVTRLFGSAQPLVALGRNMGLLGLDLLPPAKRWFARQAMGLGTRPDA